One Desulfobulbus oligotrophicus DNA segment encodes these proteins:
- a CDS encoding transporter substrate-binding domain-containing protein — protein sequence MIRRQKKDMLRCVAVLMVTAVVFWAADVRAGELQQKLAAESAIEQVMQRGVLRVGLDVFVPWAMKDKKGELIGFEIDIARQLAKDMGVKIEFVPTKWSGIIPSLIAGKFDLIIGGMTITAERNLKINFTDPYYFTGQGVLAHKKMTSGWQLDDFNKPEVTIAARLGATAALAAKERFPKATLRLFDDEPAAVQEVKNGRAHAMVAGQPLPVHSAAANPEILAAYPDQLLEEPICMGVRKGDIDTLNFLNNWIAAERNKSWIDKRRHYWFETTEWQQLVQ from the coding sequence ATGATTCGACGACAAAAAAAAGATATGCTGCGTTGTGTTGCTGTACTGATGGTCACTGCAGTTGTGTTTTGGGCTGCAGATGTGCGTGCTGGGGAGCTCCAGCAGAAACTGGCCGCGGAAAGCGCCATTGAGCAGGTCATGCAAAGAGGTGTGCTTCGGGTTGGGCTGGATGTCTTTGTTCCCTGGGCCATGAAGGATAAAAAGGGGGAGCTGATCGGTTTTGAGATCGATATTGCCAGACAGCTTGCCAAAGACATGGGGGTTAAGATAGAATTTGTACCCACCAAATGGTCCGGCATTATTCCTTCGCTCATTGCCGGTAAATTCGATCTCATCATCGGCGGCATGACCATTACTGCAGAGCGTAACCTTAAAATTAACTTCACAGACCCCTATTATTTCACAGGGCAGGGGGTGCTGGCGCATAAAAAGATGACATCAGGCTGGCAACTGGACGATTTTAATAAACCTGAGGTCACCATAGCAGCCCGTCTGGGCGCAACCGCTGCCTTAGCTGCCAAAGAGCGGTTTCCCAAGGCAACGCTTCGGCTGTTTGATGATGAGCCGGCCGCTGTCCAGGAGGTGAAAAACGGCCGGGCACATGCCATGGTCGCCGGTCAGCCGCTACCGGTTCACAGTGCGGCCGCCAATCCTGAAATACTGGCGGCATATCCTGATCAGTTGCTGGAGGAACCCATTTGCATGGGAGTGCGGAAGGGCGACATCGACACCCTTAACTTTTTAAACAACTGGATAGCCGCGGAAAGGAATAAAAGCTGGATAGACAAACGCCGCCATTACTGGTTTGAAACAACGGAATGGCAGCAACTTGTCCAATAA
- a CDS encoding beta-barrel assembly-enhancing protease — protein MIRDSLFFRWVALVTLVACLTWPAQVRALSIGEERKIGEYLLYSMRKELATLDDPDISQYINRLGKTVLENIGPQHFDYHFFVVKSDQFNAFAAPAGLVFFYTGLIETMKTEDQLLSVLAHEIGHVVSRHIAQRLDKSSKISALSLILGAAGLALGVPGLSQGLLTGSLAAGQTLNLKYSREDEEQADRLAFTWMQRMQRDPESMREMLQTMRRITRYQFGPGTPQYLLTHPDPEARLGYVESLIEREQQKQKPSAYVPTDNFAFLRFKYRVLIQSTDLDKLRISCVTLVNSAKEAEQRHMGRYGLALLDAQDHKYEQALHHLDRVREQYPRETILDVDRAVILLQSGRHSEARPVLEQAIQRDANDMYGVYQLGKLESMTGNYPKARQLLLRVAAVMPEYAQLYFDLGQLEANSGREGASVFYLAKYNLYRGNIKTAKQYFMRSAKDATLPESMRSEAKLAVERLDELEKEM, from the coding sequence ATGATTCGAGATTCTTTATTTTTTCGATGGGTTGCCCTTGTTACCCTTGTTGCCTGTCTGACCTGGCCTGCACAGGTAAGAGCCTTGAGTATCGGTGAAGAGCGGAAAATTGGTGAATACCTGCTCTACTCCATGCGTAAGGAGCTGGCCACCCTGGACGATCCGGATATCAGTCAGTATATCAACAGGTTAGGAAAGACTGTTCTTGAAAATATCGGGCCGCAACATTTTGATTATCATTTTTTTGTGGTGAAAAGCGATCAGTTCAATGCCTTTGCCGCTCCGGCCGGCCTGGTATTTTTTTATACTGGTCTGATTGAAACCATGAAAACGGAAGATCAGCTGCTCAGTGTTTTAGCTCATGAAATCGGTCACGTTGTCAGCCGTCATATTGCGCAACGGCTGGATAAGAGCAGTAAAATCAGTGCTCTATCTCTTATTCTTGGGGCCGCCGGCCTGGCCCTGGGTGTTCCCGGTCTTTCGCAGGGACTGCTGACCGGTTCTCTGGCTGCAGGTCAGACCCTGAACCTCAAGTACAGCCGTGAAGACGAAGAACAGGCTGATCGCCTGGCCTTTACCTGGATGCAGCGGATGCAGCGGGATCCGGAGTCCATGCGGGAGATGCTGCAGACCATGCGGCGCATTACCCGCTATCAGTTCGGTCCCGGTACACCGCAATATCTGCTCACTCACCCCGACCCTGAGGCACGTTTGGGGTATGTTGAATCGCTTATTGAACGGGAACAGCAGAAACAAAAACCTTCAGCTTATGTACCAACGGATAACTTTGCGTTCTTACGTTTTAAGTATCGTGTTCTTATCCAATCCACAGACCTGGACAAGCTCCGCATCTCGTGTGTAACTTTGGTGAATTCGGCCAAGGAGGCTGAACAGCGGCATATGGGCAGATATGGTTTAGCGCTGTTGGATGCCCAGGACCACAAGTATGAACAGGCGTTGCACCACTTGGACAGGGTTCGTGAACAGTATCCCCGGGAAACTATCCTTGACGTTGACCGTGCCGTCATCCTTCTGCAAAGCGGTCGTCACAGTGAGGCTCGTCCTGTTCTCGAACAGGCGATACAACGCGATGCAAACGACATGTACGGTGTGTATCAGCTGGGGAAGCTGGAATCAATGACCGGTAACTACCCAAAAGCACGACAGCTACTGCTGCGGGTGGCAGCGGTGATGCCTGAATACGCACAACTCTACTTTGACCTGGGACAGCTTGAGGCCAACAGCGGCAGGGAAGGGGCCAGTGTTTTTTATCTGGCAAAGTACAACCTGTACCGAGGGAACATTAAAACGGCAAAACAGTACTTCATGCGGTCGGCAAAGGATGCAACACTACCGGAAAGCATGCGATCTGAGGCCAAACTTGCTGTTGAAAGACTCGATGAACTGGAAAAAGAGATGTGA
- a CDS encoding D-alanyl-D-alanine carboxypeptidase family protein yields the protein MKRHTLIFLLLLPLLTPILAHGRAPVQPLSQDPYASALLIDAESGKVLFEANADSTIYPASVLKLMTLYVILDRVEQGALRLDEVVPVTVEAAKIGGSQVYLDPREQFPVDELLYALMVQSANDAAVALATHVAGSKEGFVALMNQKAQELGMKNSRFYSVHGLPPSKGQLPDVTTARDLAILCRELVKRPQALTYTSTQTRDFRDGKFIMRNHNKLLGQVAGADGLKTGYYQAAGFSIAATAQRSGVRIIALVMGSKDRKVRDAKAVELINRGFTLIPPKMETVATAGAVATQQGASVTADTGITFATPQASETDILSGAEEQPDKPDSAGTKRGSSLGLLFIGIGVGFLFFLLALGVVILVMKRRAGNVRSRYRGRG from the coding sequence ATGAAACGTCACACACTTATTTTCCTTTTGTTACTGCCCCTGCTCACGCCGATACTGGCCCATGGACGTGCTCCGGTACAACCGCTTTCCCAGGATCCGTATGCCTCGGCACTGCTGATTGACGCGGAGAGCGGTAAGGTCCTGTTTGAGGCAAATGCCGATTCCACGATTTATCCGGCCAGTGTGCTTAAGCTGATGACCCTTTATGTTATTCTCGATCGGGTTGAACAGGGGGCGCTCCGCCTGGATGAAGTGGTTCCGGTTACCGTGGAGGCGGCTAAAATAGGTGGATCACAGGTCTATCTGGATCCACGAGAGCAGTTTCCGGTTGATGAGTTGCTGTACGCTTTAATGGTGCAGTCGGCCAACGATGCTGCTGTGGCACTTGCCACACATGTTGCCGGGTCCAAAGAAGGATTTGTTGCCCTGATGAATCAAAAAGCCCAGGAATTGGGCATGAAAAACAGCCGTTTTTATTCAGTACACGGTCTGCCTCCCAGTAAAGGACAACTGCCGGATGTAACCACTGCCCGTGATCTGGCCATTCTGTGCAGAGAGCTTGTCAAACGCCCTCAGGCGTTAACGTACACCAGCACCCAGACCAGAGATTTCCGCGACGGGAAATTTATTATGCGTAACCACAATAAACTGCTTGGGCAGGTAGCCGGTGCTGACGGGTTGAAAACCGGGTACTATCAGGCCGCAGGCTTTTCCATCGCAGCAACTGCACAGCGCAGCGGGGTACGCATCATTGCTCTGGTCATGGGGAGTAAGGATCGAAAGGTTCGGGATGCCAAAGCAGTTGAACTGATCAACAGGGGCTTTACCCTTATCCCGCCAAAGATGGAAACTGTTGCGACAGCAGGCGCAGTAGCAACTCAACAGGGTGCATCCGTTACTGCTGACACCGGCATAACCTTTGCCACTCCGCAGGCATCAGAGACTGACATACTTTCCGGTGCAGAGGAACAGCCGGATAAGCCGGACAGTGCCGGTACAAAACGCGGGAGCAGCCTGGGACTGTTGTTTATCGGAATTGGTGTCGGCTTTTTATTTTTCCTGCTCGCCCTGGGAGTGGTCATTTTGGTTATGAAACGGCGAGCAGGTAATGTCCGTTCCCGCTACCGGGGGAGAGGGTAA
- the tadA gene encoding tRNA adenosine(34) deaminase TadA: MVQLKKTDAQQEQFDIRMMQRALAQAQAAAFQGEVPVGAVVVAEKQVILAEAGNCCIRASDPAGHAEMRAVRLAGQRLGNYRLPGTTVYVTLEPCPMCAALLVHARIARLVFGTADPKGGGVVSRYQIGADGLLNHGFAVSSGVCAEECRQILQDFFRQRR, translated from the coding sequence ATGGTGCAGTTAAAAAAGACCGATGCACAGCAGGAACAATTTGATATCAGGATGATGCAGCGTGCGTTGGCACAGGCACAGGCAGCTGCGTTTCAAGGTGAAGTGCCGGTAGGTGCGGTGGTGGTTGCCGAAAAGCAGGTAATCCTTGCCGAGGCAGGCAACTGCTGCATTCGTGCCTCTGATCCTGCAGGTCATGCAGAGATGCGGGCCGTCCGGCTGGCTGGTCAGCGGCTCGGCAACTATCGACTGCCCGGAACAACGGTGTATGTCACCCTGGAACCTTGCCCGATGTGCGCCGCACTCCTTGTGCATGCACGGATAGCACGGCTGGTCTTTGGGACGGCAGACCCCAAAGGCGGCGGCGTGGTTTCAAGGTATCAGATCGGTGCTGATGGTTTACTCAACCATGGTTTTGCGGTGAGCAGCGGGGTCTGTGCCGAGGAGTGCAGGCAGATCCTACAGGACTTTTTTCGGCAACGGCGCTAG
- a CDS encoding DUF6079 family protein, translated as MNNPVLDRIRESLQAAEELYSRLVLLVVGNYGTGSKSHLMSVVSSIAEDASLLKGLKNACVRDAAAQIAGRFKVICTEIGATTMSLRDYLLTSHPAFFREAENRWYDVPDPNKAAKKKLKILHLEAVRAGFKKTWQERDYATIVAVAEKIRDNFLEKDPKLVMWYDQAATRMGDE; from the coding sequence ATGAACAACCCAGTACTTGATAGAATAAGAGAATCTCTCCAGGCAGCCGAAGAACTGTACTCTCGTTTGGTGCTGCTGGTCGTCGGTAACTACGGCACGGGTAGTAAATCGCACCTGATGTCGGTGGTCTCCAGCATCGCTGAAGATGCCTCGCTGCTGAAAGGACTGAAGAACGCCTGTGTCCGCGATGCAGCCGCTCAGATAGCCGGTCGCTTCAAGGTCATCTGTACCGAGATTGGAGCCACCACCATGTCGTTGCGCGACTATCTGCTTACCTCACACCCCGCATTTTTCCGCGAAGCGGAAAACCGTTGGTACGACGTACCTGACCCCAACAAAGCCGCTAAAAAGAAACTCAAAATTCTCCACTTGGAAGCTGTCCGCGCTGGATTTAAAAAAACTTGGCAGGAGCGTGATTACGCTACTATCGTCGCCGTGGCCGAAAAGATCCGCGACAATTTCCTGGAAAAAGACCCCAAACTGGTCATGTGGTACGACCAGGCAGCAACACGGATGGGGGACGAATAA
- a CDS encoding AAA family ATPase, which translates to MARADLLIRLVQSGIRGDKASFRKVVEAIIAEERSKQHKVLAEKLEELLNAAPVERPAINGGAPMLDHRMNNLFHEVMPQRKLSDLILPDEVQQICQSLIQEQHRTDLLRSYNLEPRNRVLLIGPPGNGKTSLAEAIAEALVVPLLVVRYESVVGTYLGETAVRLKKLFEYASTRKCVLFFDEFETLGKERGDLHETGEIKRVVSSLLMQIDNLPSHVMVIGATNHAELLDRAVWRRFQVRMTLPGPTRARLTEWFEKFERRIKIPLGYAPGTLAKRLQGSNFAEVEEFGTSLFRQYVLEQPNANMKDIVSRTLRNWSARSVTMEQQNKPEVKDA; encoded by the coding sequence ATGGCAAGAGCGGATTTACTCATTCGCCTTGTCCAATCCGGTATACGGGGTGACAAGGCCAGCTTTAGAAAGGTCGTCGAGGCGATCATCGCCGAAGAGCGGAGCAAGCAACACAAGGTGCTGGCCGAGAAACTCGAGGAGTTACTTAACGCCGCGCCAGTTGAACGCCCCGCTATCAATGGCGGTGCTCCTATGCTGGATCACCGTATGAACAACCTGTTCCATGAGGTTATGCCCCAACGAAAGCTATCCGATCTCATCCTTCCGGATGAGGTCCAGCAAATTTGCCAGAGCTTGATTCAGGAGCAGCACCGGACCGACCTGCTCAGGTCCTACAATTTGGAGCCCCGCAACCGCGTGCTTCTCATCGGGCCTCCTGGTAATGGCAAGACATCCCTGGCCGAAGCCATTGCAGAAGCACTGGTGGTTCCACTGCTTGTGGTTCGCTATGAGAGCGTCGTCGGCACCTATCTGGGCGAGACTGCTGTTCGTTTGAAAAAACTGTTCGAGTACGCTTCCACTCGTAAGTGTGTCCTCTTTTTTGATGAATTTGAAACCCTTGGCAAGGAGCGCGGTGACCTGCACGAGACCGGTGAAATCAAGCGCGTGGTGAGTTCGCTGCTCATGCAGATCGACAACCTGCCGAGCCATGTCATGGTCATTGGGGCAACCAATCATGCCGAACTACTGGACCGTGCGGTATGGCGGCGCTTCCAGGTCCGCATGACGCTACCCGGTCCAACTCGGGCTCGCCTGACAGAGTGGTTCGAAAAGTTCGAACGCCGGATCAAGATTCCCTTGGGATATGCTCCTGGCACTTTGGCCAAACGTCTCCAAGGATCGAATTTCGCTGAAGTTGAAGAGTTTGGTACGTCCCTATTTCGTCAGTACGTGCTTGAACAACCGAACGCCAACATGAAGGACATCGTATCAAGAACTCTTCGGAACTGGTCTGCCAGATCGGTTACCATGGAGCAACAGAACAAACCGGAGGTGAAGGATGCCTGA
- a CDS encoding amino acid ABC transporter permease — MSNKTPGIFLTLFGSIKARRFTRLDGLLLLVFSALIGIFAYRIAAHLQYDWQWEKIPQFLFRYDTEAGQWVPNYLIHGLLTTVRLGVWSGLLAIVLGQVVALARVSRWLYWRLMARSYIELMRNLPPLVIIFILYFFLADQLVPILDLQTLARQASPQMQQLITLLFAAPDQFSAFFSAVITLALFESAYVAEILRAGIESVERGQWDASHALGLTRLQTLQHIILPQAVRRVLPPLAGQMISLIKDSAIVSVISIQELTYQGTQLMASTYLTIEVWLTIAVLYFLLTFPCSLIVGRMDRTLNRQ; from the coding sequence TTGTCCAATAAAACCCCGGGTATTTTTTTGACCTTGTTCGGATCCATCAAAGCCCGACGTTTTACGCGACTTGATGGTCTGCTCCTGCTTGTTTTCAGTGCGCTTATCGGTATCTTTGCTTACCGGATCGCAGCGCACCTGCAGTATGACTGGCAGTGGGAAAAAATCCCCCAATTTCTGTTTCGCTACGATACAGAGGCTGGACAGTGGGTGCCCAACTACCTGATCCACGGCCTGCTGACCACGGTCCGGCTCGGTGTATGGAGCGGTCTTTTAGCCATTGTCCTGGGTCAGGTTGTAGCTCTGGCCCGGGTAAGTCGCTGGCTGTACTGGCGACTTATGGCCCGTTCGTACATCGAACTGATGCGCAACCTGCCACCCCTGGTCATCATCTTTATACTGTACTTCTTTCTGGCTGATCAGCTGGTCCCGATTCTCGATCTGCAGACTCTGGCGAGGCAGGCGTCGCCGCAGATGCAGCAGCTGATCACCCTGCTTTTTGCGGCACCGGATCAGTTTTCCGCCTTCTTTTCCGCCGTCATTACCCTGGCACTCTTTGAAAGTGCCTATGTTGCTGAAATCCTTCGGGCCGGCATCGAATCTGTCGAGCGGGGACAGTGGGATGCCAGTCATGCCCTCGGCCTGACCAGGCTGCAGACGCTCCAGCACATCATTTTACCCCAGGCGGTTCGACGGGTGCTGCCGCCGCTTGCCGGACAGATGATCTCACTGATTAAAGATTCGGCCATTGTTTCGGTGATTTCAATACAGGAACTCACCTACCAGGGGACCCAGCTCATGGCATCAACCTACCTGACCATTGAGGTCTGGCTGACCATTGCTGTGCTTTACTTTCTGCTCACCTTTCCCTGCTCACTCATCGTCGGTCGTATGGATCGTACGTTGAACCGTCAGTAG
- a CDS encoding sigma-54 dependent transcriptional regulator encodes MTKKRPAILAYEFSLNSQRNIETALAGKFELNFQHDLKSFQSEINKKMYDTIFLNFQPDNDDEIFTLLERIYEQTPSTPIIVACASEDEIRFDKKAEAIIYDILNVPLSPVRIRRSVRQALQRRQQENELAYLRRTQDIVYSFSHIVAESESFKNVIKNLRKFASTDATILITGSTGTGKSFLSATVHYNSPRRNQPFIKINCVNIPETLLESELFGHEKGSFTGADKQRIGRFEQADGGTIFLDEIGEISLEIQAKLLRVLEDKSFERVGGNKTIKVDIRLIAATNKDLPTLIDQGRFREDLYYRISVLPVHLPDLKDRTRCLPAMAMRLLEKSTTSLNKGNITGFTPEAMAMIQGYDWPGNIRQLGNTIERAVILEEENLIGLQAIHIPELRRPPAPVTEGTESLETHERELILKTLAENLWVQKTTARCLGISPRVLNYKIKKFGISHQNWRKNKKK; translated from the coding sequence ATGACAAAAAAAAGACCTGCTATACTCGCGTACGAATTTTCACTGAACAGCCAGCGGAATATTGAAACCGCTTTAGCCGGAAAATTTGAACTGAACTTTCAACATGATCTGAAATCGTTTCAGAGCGAGATCAACAAGAAGATGTACGATACGATCTTTTTGAACTTTCAGCCTGATAACGATGATGAAATATTTACTTTACTTGAACGAATTTACGAACAGACGCCATCCACCCCGATTATCGTTGCCTGTGCCTCAGAAGATGAGATCCGCTTTGATAAAAAAGCAGAGGCGATCATCTATGACATCCTGAACGTTCCTCTTTCGCCGGTACGGATACGACGATCCGTCCGTCAGGCTCTGCAACGCCGACAGCAGGAAAATGAACTGGCCTATCTGCGGCGCACGCAGGATATTGTCTACAGTTTCAGCCATATCGTTGCGGAAAGTGAGAGCTTTAAAAATGTCATAAAAAATCTGCGGAAGTTTGCCTCAACCGACGCCACCATTCTCATCACCGGCAGCACCGGAACCGGGAAAAGTTTCCTTTCCGCCACGGTTCACTATAACTCACCACGCCGAAACCAGCCGTTCATTAAAATCAACTGTGTCAACATCCCGGAAACCTTGCTGGAATCCGAACTGTTCGGTCACGAAAAAGGTTCGTTCACCGGTGCGGACAAACAACGTATCGGCCGTTTTGAACAGGCTGACGGCGGCACAATCTTTCTTGATGAAATCGGTGAGATCTCTTTGGAAATTCAGGCGAAACTGTTGCGGGTGCTTGAAGATAAATCCTTTGAACGCGTTGGCGGCAACAAAACCATTAAAGTCGATATCCGACTCATTGCCGCCACCAACAAAGATCTTCCCACCCTGATCGACCAGGGCAGGTTCCGTGAAGACCTCTATTACCGCATCAGTGTTTTACCGGTGCATCTCCCTGACCTCAAAGACCGTACCCGCTGTCTTCCGGCCATGGCGATGCGGCTTCTCGAAAAATCAACAACCTCCCTCAACAAAGGGAACATCACCGGCTTTACACCAGAGGCCATGGCCATGATTCAAGGGTACGACTGGCCGGGCAATATCCGCCAGCTCGGTAACACCATAGAACGGGCGGTAATCCTGGAAGAGGAAAATCTGATCGGCCTGCAGGCCATACACATTCCCGAACTGCGACGCCCCCCTGCTCCTGTCACCGAAGGCACCGAATCTCTGGAGACCCACGAACGTGAGCTCATCTTAAAGACACTGGCTGAAAACCTGTGGGTACAGAAAACCACGGCCCGCTGTTTAGGCATCAGCCCGCGGGTGCTTAACTACAAGATTAAGAAATTTGGAATCAGTCACCAGAACTGGCGTAAAAACAAAAAAAAATAA
- the msrB gene encoding peptide-methionine (R)-S-oxide reductase MsrB — protein MGLYKKKTPMEKTTMIPLRNITYWLLWIAAGTTFVVDNQVFGGPEQPSSPDLTDDHQKVAIFAGGCFWCMESPFAQLKGVVTVESGYTGGTTTDPTYENYMAGGHVEAVRIVYDSGQITYKALLDTFWRQIDPTDTGGQFVDRGSGYMPAIFYQDEDQRIQAEQSKNELAASGLFAKPPAIPILPATPFYRAEEYHQGFYKRNPLHYANYRQGSGRDAFLRKIWPQQTAASQESDQELRKRLTPLQYEVTRKNGTEPPFDNAYWNNHQEGIYVDIVSGEPLFASTDKFDSGTGWPSFTRPLVPENIVEKADRTLLTHRTEVRSKMGNTHLGHVFSDGPPPTGLRYCINSAALRFVPKEQLAREGLEHFKTLFGTKR, from the coding sequence ATGGGTTTATACAAAAAAAAGACCCCAATGGAGAAGACGACTATGATCCCATTACGCAATATCACTTACTGGCTGTTATGGATTGCTGCTGGTACAACTTTTGTCGTTGATAATCAGGTTTTCGGTGGACCTGAACAGCCATCCTCCCCGGATCTGACCGACGATCACCAGAAGGTGGCGATATTTGCCGGTGGTTGTTTCTGGTGCATGGAGTCTCCTTTTGCACAATTAAAAGGAGTCGTCACGGTCGAGTCCGGTTATACTGGGGGAACGACAACAGACCCCACGTATGAAAACTATATGGCAGGCGGTCATGTGGAGGCCGTTCGCATTGTGTACGACTCCGGACAGATCACCTATAAAGCGTTGCTCGATACGTTCTGGCGTCAGATAGATCCAACCGACACCGGCGGACAGTTTGTTGATCGCGGATCCGGTTATATGCCCGCCATCTTTTATCAGGACGAGGACCAACGAATTCAGGCCGAACAGTCAAAGAACGAGTTGGCCGCAAGCGGTCTTTTTGCAAAGCCGCCGGCTATTCCGATTCTGCCGGCAACACCTTTTTATCGCGCCGAAGAGTACCATCAGGGTTTTTATAAGAGAAATCCGCTGCATTATGCCAACTATCGCCAGGGTTCCGGCAGAGATGCTTTTCTCCGGAAAATCTGGCCGCAGCAAACGGCAGCATCACAGGAAAGCGATCAAGAGCTCCGGAAACGTCTGACCCCGTTACAGTATGAAGTCACCCGGAAAAACGGCACTGAACCGCCATTTGACAATGCCTACTGGAACAACCATCAGGAAGGTATCTATGTTGATATTGTTTCCGGGGAACCGTTGTTTGCCTCAACCGACAAGTTTGATTCCGGAACCGGCTGGCCGAGTTTCACCAGGCCTCTGGTGCCTGAAAACATAGTGGAGAAGGCGGATCGGACTCTGCTCACTCACCGCACTGAGGTGCGCAGCAAGATGGGCAACACTCACCTGGGTCATGTGTTTAGCGATGGACCTCCGCCGACCGGGCTGCGATACTGTATCAACTCTGCTGCCCTGCGATTTGTCCCTAAAGAGCAGTTAGCCCGGGAGGGACTGGAACACTTCAAAACTTTATTTGGAACGAAACGATGA
- the nikR gene encoding nickel-responsive transcriptional regulator NikR produces MLIRFSVSMDEKLLARLDEYLQRRGYSNRSEAIRDFIRNVLVNEEWEQDSEVVGVITLVYNHHQPQLQEKITEIQHEYHHQITSTTHVHMDHDNCLEVTIVKGRASQVRDLAEQLIALRGVKNGNLTMSSTGDQLY; encoded by the coding sequence ATGCTTATACGGTTTTCTGTATCAATGGATGAAAAGCTGCTTGCCCGACTCGATGAGTACCTTCAACGTCGCGGGTACTCCAATCGGTCTGAAGCGATTCGGGACTTTATCAGAAACGTTTTAGTCAATGAAGAGTGGGAACAGGACAGTGAAGTCGTCGGCGTGATCACCCTGGTGTACAATCATCATCAGCCGCAGCTGCAGGAGAAGATAACTGAGATTCAGCACGAGTATCATCATCAGATCACCTCAACAACGCATGTACACATGGATCATGACAACTGTCTTGAGGTGACCATTGTCAAGGGAAGGGCTTCTCAGGTGCGGGATCTGGCGGAACAGCTGATTGCATTGCGGGGTGTTAAAAACGGTAACCTGACCATGTCGAGTACCGGTGATCAGCTGTATTGA